From a single Micromonospora sp. WMMD1102 genomic region:
- a CDS encoding ATP-binding cassette domain-containing protein — protein MIETKGLRKSFRSRQGRAKKSVDAVRGVDLVVAEGEIFGFLGPNGAGKTTTLRMLATLIEPDGGEANIAGVDLRSNPGEVRRRIGYVAQGGSTWDESTAREELVLHARMYGFSKAEAQQRAVRALAAFQLTEYADRKCKTYSGGQRRRVDIALGIIHKPKIVFLDEPTTGLDPQSRAHMWDEIRRLRAEGMTVFITTHYLDEADALCDRIAIMDHGEVVAEGTPAELKREISGDVVLVTIEGSAQEAAGKVLEPQPYVTRLESTDEGGLRLYVHDGSRDMPQILRALDAAGIALSSIELHRPSLDDVFLTKTGRSLRES, from the coding sequence ATGATCGAGACAAAGGGACTGCGGAAGTCGTTCCGCTCCCGACAGGGCAGAGCGAAGAAGTCGGTCGACGCGGTCCGCGGTGTCGACCTCGTGGTGGCCGAGGGGGAGATCTTCGGCTTCCTCGGCCCGAACGGTGCGGGCAAGACCACCACGCTGCGGATGCTCGCCACACTCATCGAACCGGACGGCGGCGAGGCAAACATCGCCGGAGTCGACCTGCGGAGCAACCCGGGTGAGGTGCGCCGGCGGATCGGCTACGTGGCCCAGGGCGGCAGCACCTGGGACGAGTCCACCGCCCGGGAGGAACTCGTCCTGCACGCCCGGATGTACGGCTTCAGCAAGGCCGAGGCGCAGCAGCGCGCCGTACGGGCCCTGGCGGCGTTCCAACTCACCGAGTACGCCGACCGCAAGTGCAAGACCTACTCCGGTGGGCAGCGGCGCCGGGTCGACATCGCGCTCGGCATCATCCACAAGCCGAAGATCGTCTTCCTGGACGAGCCGACCACCGGGCTCGACCCGCAGAGCCGGGCGCACATGTGGGACGAGATCCGCCGGCTGCGCGCCGAGGGGATGACCGTCTTCATCACCACGCACTACCTGGACGAGGCGGACGCGCTCTGCGACCGGATCGCCATCATGGACCACGGCGAGGTGGTCGCCGAGGGGACGCCGGCCGAGCTGAAGCGGGAGATCTCCGGCGACGTGGTGCTGGTCACCATCGAGGGATCGGCCCAGGAAGCCGCCGGCAAGGTCCTGGAGCCCCAGCCGTACGTCACCAGGCTGGAGAGCACCGACGAGGGTGGGCTGCGGCTCTATGTCCACGACGGGTCCCGGGACATGCCGCAGATCCTCCGCGCACTGGACGCCGCGGGCATCGCGCTCAGCTCGATCGAGCTGCACCGGCCCAGTCTCGACGACGTGTTCCTCACCAAGACCGGCCGCTCGCTGCGCGAGTCCTGA
- the mycP gene encoding type VII secretion-associated serine protease mycosin yields MAVVPALPAHADQIRRNQWHLQYLKATEAHKITQGNGITVAVVDTGVDPHPDLRNNLLSGTDTYPGGRGTGRTDDDGHGTAVAGIIAAHGRSDNSGILGIAPKAKILPIRYVAPSSADDDPDDITKGINWAVARGAKVINISSTASSTTRLRQAVEAAIRADVVVVAGAGNRSGGFMVGFPAAYPGVVAVSATDRQGNHSNVSVTGSKIVIAAPGVDISSTQNNGKYQSGDGTSFSTAIVAGAAALVRSKYPELSAEEVVHRLTATADDKGAPGRDEEYGYGVLNLVKALTADVPPLEGGANPSASTAPSAPQTPPAGNAAPEPEEKSNVGPTILIGVLVALVVLGLLVTLLVVFLLRRRQQPYRS; encoded by the coding sequence GTGGCTGTTGTGCCCGCCTTACCCGCGCACGCCGATCAAATCCGCAGAAATCAGTGGCATCTGCAATACCTAAAAGCGACCGAGGCACACAAGATTACTCAGGGCAATGGCATTACTGTCGCAGTTGTCGACACTGGCGTCGACCCTCATCCCGACCTACGCAACAATTTACTGTCTGGAACTGACACGTACCCGGGGGGACGGGGCACCGGCCGCACTGACGATGACGGACACGGAACGGCTGTGGCGGGAATTATCGCAGCCCACGGCAGATCCGACAACAGCGGAATATTAGGCATCGCACCTAAGGCCAAGATCCTGCCAATCCGCTATGTTGCACCATCAAGCGCAGACGACGACCCAGACGATATCACAAAGGGGATAAACTGGGCTGTCGCGAGAGGCGCAAAGGTAATAAACATTTCATCTACCGCAAGCTCTACCACACGTCTGCGCCAGGCAGTAGAGGCTGCGATTCGCGCGGATGTAGTTGTCGTCGCCGGAGCGGGCAACCGTTCCGGCGGATTTATGGTAGGGTTTCCTGCCGCCTACCCAGGTGTCGTTGCGGTCTCCGCAACGGACCGACAAGGCAACCATTCAAACGTTTCGGTTACCGGCTCGAAGATCGTTATTGCTGCGCCGGGCGTAGATATCAGTAGCACCCAAAACAACGGAAAGTATCAAAGCGGCGACGGAACCTCTTTCTCCACTGCCATCGTCGCCGGGGCGGCTGCGCTCGTACGGAGTAAGTATCCGGAACTGTCGGCGGAGGAAGTCGTACACCGGCTGACGGCTACCGCAGATGACAAGGGTGCGCCGGGCCGGGACGAGGAGTACGGGTACGGCGTACTCAACCTGGTCAAAGCGCTGACGGCGGACGTACCTCCGCTGGAGGGGGGCGCCAACCCGAGCGCGAGTACCGCACCGAGTGCCCCCCAGACCCCGCCCGCCGGTAACGCCGCTCCAGAACCCGAGGAGAAGTCGAACGTTGGCCCGACGATCCTGATCGGTGTACTGGTCGCACTCGTCGTACTCGGTCTGCTGGTGACGCTCCTGGTCGTGTTCCTGCTCCGGCGTCGGCAGCAGCCGTACCGCTCCTGA
- a CDS encoding PadR family transcriptional regulator: MSATRMMILGLVRWMQPVHGYDVRRELLSWSADKWANVQPGSIYHALRKLTEEGLLREVATEQVGARPARITYEITPVGEDEFQGLLRGIWWNLGEVVDPFFAAFSFLPALPREEASAALRNRARLLRAVNDSLRAAMESGWMKEGKPVHVSWMWQLSVARSEGEIAWCERIADLIDAGVPYLPEDYAEQPAWAQFAKLANEATGFDGGRTPDPGGADTPDPGGAGAPDDTAPRDGAGRPSDA; encoded by the coding sequence GTGTCAGCTACCCGAATGATGATTCTCGGCCTGGTCCGCTGGATGCAACCGGTGCACGGCTATGACGTACGTCGCGAGCTGCTGAGCTGGAGCGCGGACAAGTGGGCGAACGTACAGCCCGGCTCGATCTACCACGCGCTGCGCAAGTTGACCGAGGAGGGGCTGCTGCGCGAGGTGGCCACCGAGCAGGTCGGCGCCCGCCCGGCCCGGATCACGTACGAGATCACGCCGGTCGGCGAGGACGAGTTCCAGGGCCTGCTCAGAGGCATCTGGTGGAACCTCGGCGAGGTGGTCGACCCGTTCTTCGCGGCCTTCTCCTTCCTGCCGGCGCTGCCTCGCGAGGAGGCGTCGGCGGCACTGCGCAACCGGGCCCGGCTGCTGCGGGCGGTCAACGACAGCCTGCGGGCGGCGATGGAGTCCGGCTGGATGAAGGAGGGCAAGCCGGTGCACGTCTCCTGGATGTGGCAGCTCTCCGTCGCCCGGTCGGAGGGGGAGATCGCCTGGTGCGAGCGGATCGCCGACCTGATCGACGCCGGGGTGCCGTACCTGCCGGAGGACTACGCCGAGCAGCCCGCCTGGGCGCAGTTCGCGAAGCTGGCCAACGAGGCGACCGGCTTCGACGGTGGCCGTACGCCGGACCCCGGTGGCGCTGATACGCCGGACCCCGGTGGCGCTGGCGCGCCGGACGACACCGCCCCGAGGGACGGTGCCGGACGGCCGAGCGACGCGTAA
- a CDS encoding Maf family protein, whose translation MRTTHRLRLVLASASPARRKLLQAAGIEPEVLVSGVDESQVDPSSPGALSLTLAQLKARTVADRIARITGAGAGTGTGTNGTSTNGTGSEPADPRTLVLGCDSVLAFDGEILGKPADAEEATRRWQAMRGKSGVLHTGHCLVDLSGRREVARVAATAVHFAEITDDEIAAYVATGEPLHVAGAFTIDGLGGPFVDRIEGDPGTVIGLSLPLFRDLLGQLDLRITDLWTSRAATSTDDAGPAVGTAR comes from the coding sequence GTGCGTACGACACATCGGCTGCGCCTGGTGCTCGCCTCGGCGAGCCCGGCCCGACGCAAACTCCTACAGGCTGCCGGCATCGAACCGGAGGTGCTGGTCAGCGGGGTCGACGAGTCTCAGGTGGACCCGTCCAGCCCGGGGGCGTTGAGCCTCACGCTGGCCCAACTGAAGGCGCGAACGGTAGCCGACCGGATCGCTCGGATCACCGGCGCCGGCGCCGGCACGGGCACCGGCACCAATGGCACGAGCACCAATGGCACCGGGAGCGAGCCGGCCGACCCGCGCACCCTCGTGCTCGGATGTGACTCGGTACTCGCCTTCGACGGGGAGATTCTCGGCAAGCCGGCCGACGCCGAGGAGGCGACCCGCCGCTGGCAGGCGATGCGCGGCAAGAGCGGCGTACTGCACACCGGGCACTGCCTGGTCGACCTGTCCGGTCGGCGGGAGGTGGCCCGGGTCGCCGCCACCGCCGTCCATTTCGCGGAGATCACCGACGACGAGATCGCCGCCTACGTCGCCACGGGTGAGCCGTTACACGTGGCAGGGGCGTTCACCATCGACGGCCTGGGCGGCCCGTTCGTCGACCGGATAGAGGGCGATCCCGGTACCGTCATCGGGCTCTCCCTGCCGCTCTTCCGTGACCTGCTGGGCCAGCTCGACCTGCGGATCACCGACCTTTGGACGAGCCGGGCGGCGACCTCGACCGACGACGCCGGACCGGCGGTCGGGACGGCCCGCTGA
- a CDS encoding acyl-CoA carboxylase subunit epsilon gives MADEEPLLRVVRGTPTPEELAALVGAIFLRPRPTTSARPSAVSTWARLGRPGNVSASGMPARNSRDAWRISGLPH, from the coding sequence ATGGCTGACGAAGAACCGCTGCTCCGGGTGGTCCGAGGCACCCCCACTCCGGAGGAGTTGGCCGCCCTGGTCGGGGCGATCTTCCTCCGTCCCCGACCGACCACATCGGCCCGACCCAGCGCCGTGTCGACCTGGGCCCGGCTGGGTCGCCCCGGTAACGTGTCCGCGTCCGGCATGCCGGCCCGGAACAGCCGTGACGCCTGGCGGATCTCCGGTCTTCCACACTGA
- a CDS encoding O-methyltransferase, with product MPTKSIPLTDDLHAYVLAHGSPPDALTRELIDETISLLPAEAGMQIAPEQAGLLTFLTRLVDARQAVEIGTFTGLSSLAIARGLPADGRLTCFDISEEYTAVARRYWSRAGVSDRIELRIGPAAETLRSLPAQPHLDLAFVDADKPGYPTYWAELVPRMRTGGLLVVDNVLRGGRVLAPESVADQAIAEFNEAVLADERVDLVMLPIADGLTLARRR from the coding sequence GTGCCGACGAAGTCGATTCCGCTCACCGATGACCTGCACGCCTACGTCCTGGCGCACGGCTCTCCGCCGGACGCCCTGACCCGGGAGCTGATCGACGAGACGATCTCCCTGCTCCCGGCCGAGGCTGGGATGCAGATCGCTCCGGAGCAGGCAGGGCTGCTCACCTTCCTGACCCGGCTGGTCGACGCCCGGCAGGCGGTCGAGATCGGCACGTTCACCGGGCTCTCGTCGTTGGCCATCGCCCGGGGCCTGCCTGCCGACGGCCGGCTGACCTGTTTCGACATCTCGGAGGAGTACACGGCGGTCGCCCGCCGCTACTGGTCCCGGGCCGGGGTCTCCGACCGGATCGAGCTGCGGATCGGGCCGGCCGCCGAAACCCTGCGGTCGTTGCCCGCGCAGCCGCACCTGGACCTCGCCTTCGTCGACGCCGACAAGCCGGGCTACCCGACCTACTGGGCCGAGCTGGTGCCGAGGATGCGTACCGGCGGGTTGCTCGTGGTGGACAACGTGCTGCGCGGCGGTCGGGTCCTCGCCCCGGAGAGCGTGGCCGACCAGGCGATCGCCGAGTTCAACGAGGCGGTGTTGGCAGACGAACGGGTCGACCTGGTGATGCTGCCGATCGCCGACGGCCTCACCCTGGCCCGCCGCCGCTGA
- a CDS encoding SigE family RNA polymerase sigma factor, whose product MPDVDEVDDFDEFYRGSRQRLLGYVYLLTGDLSEAQDAVQEAYIRAWQRWSTVRGYTDPEAWVRVVAVRVAISRWRSLRSRARAYLRHGVLADTPAPGTETVEVVAALRRLPEEQRTAIALYYLLGMPVAEVARETGAPVGTVKARLARGRAALAGLLTVTDLEGATDA is encoded by the coding sequence GTGCCCGACGTCGACGAGGTGGACGACTTCGACGAGTTCTACCGGGGGAGCCGGCAACGGCTGCTCGGGTACGTCTATCTGTTGACCGGTGACCTGTCCGAGGCCCAGGACGCGGTGCAGGAGGCGTACATCCGGGCGTGGCAGCGCTGGTCGACGGTGCGTGGGTACACCGATCCGGAAGCCTGGGTGCGGGTGGTGGCGGTACGGGTGGCGATCAGCCGCTGGCGCAGCCTGCGCAGCCGGGCCCGGGCGTACCTGCGACACGGGGTGCTGGCCGACACCCCGGCACCGGGTACCGAGACCGTGGAGGTGGTGGCCGCGCTGCGCCGCCTGCCGGAGGAGCAACGTACCGCCATCGCCCTGTACTACCTGCTCGGCATGCCGGTCGCCGAGGTGGCCCGGGAGACCGGTGCACCCGTCGGCACCGTGAAGGCAAGGCTCGCCCGGGGCCGGGCCGCGCTGGCCGGGTTGTTGACGGTCACTGATCTGGAGGGGGCCACCGATGCCTGA
- a CDS encoding 2-dehydropantoate 2-reductase N-terminal domain-containing protein gives MRYVIIGAGAVGGTIGVRLGEAGRDVTLVARGAHLAAIRAHGLALDTPDGGYLGRLPAVGDPASADSGIADLLLTPDTVLVLTVKSQDTEAALHGWADLPVRGGGTAAERLPLLTAQNGVANERAAARIFERVYPVCVWMPATHLEPGRVVASGHPYSGMLHLGAFPHGSDDLAHEVSADLTAARLLAPVRDDVMRWKYGKLLRNLGNGVQALFGSVDAGASDGGASDRRRTESGKDRVGRVAELLSAVVAEGEAVLEAAGIGYTSRPEEAAERGDRVESAPVAGQPRQGSSTWQSLARNAGSVETDYLNGEIVLLGRLHGVPTPANAAVQRAMRRTVRERIPAGEFPIAELADRQSPP, from the coding sequence ATGCGTTACGTGATCATCGGTGCCGGTGCGGTCGGCGGGACCATCGGCGTTCGGCTGGGCGAGGCCGGCCGGGACGTGACCCTGGTGGCCCGGGGTGCACACCTGGCCGCGATCCGGGCGCACGGGCTGGCTCTGGACACTCCGGACGGCGGCTACCTCGGCCGGCTCCCCGCCGTCGGTGATCCCGCGTCAGCCGACTCCGGCATTGCCGACCTGCTGCTGACTCCGGACACCGTGCTGGTGTTGACGGTGAAGTCCCAGGACACCGAGGCGGCGCTGCACGGCTGGGCGGACCTGCCCGTCCGGGGCGGCGGTACGGCGGCCGAGCGGCTGCCGCTGCTCACCGCGCAGAACGGGGTGGCGAACGAACGCGCCGCCGCCCGGATCTTCGAACGTGTCTACCCGGTCTGCGTGTGGATGCCTGCGACGCACCTCGAACCGGGCCGGGTGGTGGCCAGCGGGCACCCGTACTCGGGAATGCTGCACCTCGGCGCCTTTCCGCACGGATCCGACGATCTCGCGCACGAGGTCAGCGCCGACCTGACGGCGGCCCGGCTGCTCGCCCCGGTACGCGACGACGTGATGCGCTGGAAGTACGGGAAGCTGCTGCGCAACCTCGGCAACGGCGTACAGGCGCTCTTCGGCAGCGTTGATGCTGGGGCATCCGACGGTGGGGCATCCGACCGTCGGAGGACGGAATCCGGAAAGGACCGGGTGGGCCGGGTGGCCGAACTGCTCTCGGCGGTGGTCGCCGAGGGCGAGGCGGTGCTGGAGGCGGCCGGCATCGGATACACCTCGCGGCCGGAAGAGGCCGCCGAACGGGGCGACCGGGTGGAGTCGGCACCGGTCGCCGGGCAGCCCCGGCAGGGCAGTTCGACCTGGCAGAGCCTGGCCCGGAACGCCGGCTCGGTGGAGACGGACTACCTCAACGGCGAGATCGTGCTGCTCGGCCGGCTGCACGGGGTGCCGACCCCGGCCAACGCGGCGGTGCAGCGGGCGATGCGCCGGACGGTACGCGAACGCATCCCGGCCGGTGAGTTCCCGATCGCGGAGCTGGCCGACCGGCAGTCACCTCCGTGA
- a CDS encoding ABC transporter permease, which yields MKLARDTWLIFQRQFLLLVRQPVWLFVGIFQPVMYLLLFAPLLKPALQASSNAEAYRIFVPGLLVLLAIFGGLFQGFGLIAELRAGVIERSRVTPVSRLALLLGRSLRDVASLIAQAIIITVLALGFGLSVFIGDLLLAYLLLALIALMTSALSYGIALVVKSEDALAPLMNTIAQPVLLLSGILLPLSFAPGWLQGIADWNPFSWAVDGARALFAGDLGNDAVWQGLSVMAVITVLAVVWAAREFARSVR from the coding sequence GTGAAACTCGCCCGCGACACATGGTTGATCTTCCAGCGGCAGTTCCTGCTGCTGGTCCGCCAGCCCGTCTGGCTCTTCGTCGGCATCTTCCAGCCGGTGATGTACCTGCTGCTCTTCGCCCCGCTGCTCAAGCCCGCGTTGCAGGCGTCGAGCAACGCCGAGGCGTACCGGATCTTCGTGCCCGGCCTGCTGGTGCTGCTCGCCATCTTCGGTGGGCTGTTCCAGGGCTTCGGTCTGATCGCCGAACTGCGGGCCGGAGTGATCGAACGCTCCCGGGTCACCCCGGTCAGCCGGCTCGCCCTGCTGCTCGGCCGCTCACTGCGGGACGTGGCGTCGCTGATCGCCCAGGCGATCATCATCACCGTGCTGGCGCTCGGCTTCGGGCTCTCGGTCTTCATCGGCGACCTGCTGCTGGCGTACCTGCTGCTGGCCCTGATCGCACTGATGACCTCGGCCCTGTCGTACGGGATCGCCCTGGTGGTGAAGAGCGAGGACGCCCTGGCGCCGCTGATGAACACGATCGCCCAACCGGTCCTGCTGCTCTCCGGCATCCTGCTGCCGCTGAGCTTCGCGCCCGGCTGGTTGCAGGGGATCGCCGACTGGAACCCGTTCTCCTGGGCGGTCGACGGGGCGCGGGCGCTCTTCGCCGGTGATCTCGGCAACGACGCGGTCTGGCAGGGACTGTCGGTGATGGCGGTGATCACGGTGCTCGCCGTGGTCTGGGCCGCCCGCGAGTTCGCCCGCAGCGTTCGCTGA
- a CDS encoding winged helix-turn-helix domain-containing protein, giving the protein MALRTRECSVPTSKTQKIINDITEQIESGQLGPGDQLPSTAELRAQYGVSITVVRGAVNWLKAKGLVKGHPGLGVFVVENEE; this is encoded by the coding sequence ATGGCGCTGCGGACCAGGGAGTGCAGCGTGCCCACCTCGAAGACACAGAAGATCATTAACGACATCACCGAGCAGATCGAGTCGGGACAGCTCGGACCGGGAGACCAACTGCCGAGCACGGCGGAGCTGCGTGCGCAGTACGGCGTCTCGATCACCGTCGTGCGTGGGGCGGTGAACTGGCTCAAGGCGAAGGGCCTAGTGAAGGGTCACCCCGGGCTGGGCGTCTTCGTCGTCGAGAACGAAGAGTGA
- a CDS encoding biotin carboxylase N-terminal domain-containing protein — MRKVLIANRGEIAVRVVRACQDAGLASVAVYADSDRDALHATLADEAYALGGDTASETYLRIDKLLDVADRSGADAVHPGYGFLSENADFAAAVIDAGLTWIGPTPQAIRDLGDKVTARHIAQRAGAPLVPGTAEPVGGPDEVLAFAAEHGLPVAIKAAFGGGGRGLKVARTAEEIPVLFESATREALAAFGRGECFVERYLDRPRHVEAQVLADRHGNVVVVGTRDCSLQRRHQKLVEEAPAPFLTDEQRAQIHASAKAICREADYHGAGTVEYLVGADGTISFLEVNTRLQVEHPVTEETAGIDLVREQFRIAAGEKLRLDADPVPRGHSIEFRINGEDPGRNFLPAPGTVTALRLPSGPGVRVDTGITAGDVVGGNFDSLLAKLIVTGETRAEALERARRALAEMVVDGMATALPFHRLVVRDPAFTAEPFTVHTRWIETEFDNTVPAFTGAAPADEPVGARETVVVEVAGKRLEVSLPAGFGQGTSPAAAPGSSAAAGTPAARRPARRAGRAGAGGGAAAGGDALTSPMQGTIVKIAVAEGDTVAEGDLVVVMEAMKMEQPLHAHKAGVVTELAAEVGGVLAAGAVICVIQ, encoded by the coding sequence GTGCGCAAGGTACTGATCGCCAACCGGGGCGAGATCGCGGTCCGGGTCGTCCGCGCCTGCCAGGACGCCGGCCTGGCCAGCGTCGCCGTCTACGCCGACTCCGACCGGGACGCGCTGCACGCCACTCTCGCCGACGAGGCGTACGCCCTCGGTGGCGACACCGCGTCCGAGACGTACCTGCGGATCGACAAGCTGCTCGACGTGGCCGACCGGTCGGGGGCGGACGCCGTACATCCGGGTTACGGGTTTCTCTCCGAGAACGCGGACTTCGCGGCGGCGGTGATCGACGCCGGCCTGACCTGGATCGGGCCGACGCCGCAGGCGATCCGCGACCTCGGCGACAAGGTCACCGCCCGGCACATCGCGCAGCGGGCCGGCGCTCCGCTGGTGCCCGGCACCGCCGAACCGGTCGGCGGCCCGGACGAGGTGCTGGCCTTCGCGGCCGAGCACGGCCTGCCGGTAGCAATCAAGGCGGCGTTCGGCGGCGGTGGCCGGGGCCTCAAGGTGGCCCGGACGGCGGAGGAGATCCCGGTGCTCTTCGAGTCGGCCACCCGGGAGGCACTGGCCGCGTTCGGCCGGGGCGAGTGTTTCGTCGAGCGCTACCTGGACCGGCCCCGGCACGTCGAGGCGCAGGTGCTGGCCGACCGGCACGGCAACGTCGTGGTGGTCGGCACCCGGGACTGCTCGCTGCAACGCCGGCACCAGAAGCTGGTCGAGGAGGCGCCGGCCCCGTTCCTGACCGACGAGCAGCGGGCGCAGATCCACGCCAGCGCCAAGGCGATCTGCCGGGAGGCCGACTACCACGGCGCCGGCACGGTGGAATACCTGGTCGGCGCGGACGGCACCATCAGCTTCCTGGAGGTGAACACCCGGCTCCAGGTGGAGCACCCGGTGACCGAGGAGACCGCCGGGATCGACCTGGTCCGGGAGCAGTTCCGGATCGCCGCCGGCGAGAAGCTGCGGCTCGACGCCGATCCGGTGCCGCGCGGGCACTCGATCGAGTTCCGGATCAACGGCGAGGACCCGGGCCGGAACTTCCTGCCGGCCCCGGGCACCGTGACCGCGCTGCGGCTCCCCTCCGGCCCCGGCGTACGGGTGGACACCGGCATCACCGCCGGGGACGTGGTCGGCGGCAACTTCGACTCGCTGCTCGCCAAGCTGATCGTGACCGGGGAGACCCGGGCAGAGGCGCTGGAGCGGGCCCGCCGCGCCCTGGCCGAGATGGTGGTGGACGGGATGGCCACCGCACTGCCGTTCCACCGGCTCGTCGTGCGGGACCCGGCGTTCACCGCCGAACCGTTCACCGTGCACACCCGGTGGATCGAGACCGAGTTCGACAACACCGTGCCGGCCTTCACCGGCGCCGCTCCGGCGGACGAGCCGGTCGGTGCCCGGGAGACCGTCGTGGTCGAGGTGGCCGGCAAGCGGCTGGAGGTCAGCCTCCCCGCCGGCTTCGGCCAGGGTACGTCCCCGGCCGCCGCCCCGGGCAGCTCGGCCGCCGCAGGCACCCCCGCCGCGCGTCGGCCGGCCCGGCGTGCCGGTCGCGCCGGGGCGGGGGGCGGGGCCGCCGCCGGTGGCGACGCGCTGACCTCCCCGATGCAGGGCAC
- a CDS encoding M50 family metallopeptidase: MSVDGVTDLWDRLFGAQPDPPPLLVLVTGLVALAVVLTRVPWRVGRNAITIAHEGGHALAAVLTGRRLQGIRLHSDTSGLTLSAGRPTGPGMIFTLLAGYLAPSLIGLAAAWVLGGNRITLLLWVAVALLLAMLVMIRNVFGIISIVVTTGVVLGVSMMASPQVQAAFAYTGVWFLLLGGVRPVGELQTQRRRGQLPQSDADQLAWLTRIPGLVWVGVFGAVNLIALLAGAALLTGPILNSADLPL, encoded by the coding sequence ATGTCAGTGGACGGCGTGACAGATCTCTGGGACAGGCTCTTCGGGGCACAGCCGGACCCACCCCCGCTACTGGTCCTGGTCACCGGGCTGGTCGCGCTGGCCGTGGTGCTCACCCGGGTGCCCTGGCGGGTCGGGCGCAACGCCATCACCATCGCGCACGAGGGCGGACACGCGCTCGCGGCCGTACTCACCGGACGCCGTCTCCAGGGCATCCGGCTGCACTCGGACACCTCCGGGCTGACCCTGTCGGCCGGCCGGCCGACCGGCCCCGGAATGATCTTCACCCTGCTGGCCGGTTATCTGGCGCCCTCGCTGATCGGGCTGGCCGCTGCCTGGGTACTCGGCGGGAACCGGATCACCCTGCTGCTCTGGGTCGCGGTCGCCCTGCTGCTCGCCATGCTCGTGATGATCCGCAACGTCTTCGGCATCATCTCGATCGTGGTCACCACCGGGGTCGTACTCGGGGTCTCCATGATGGCATCGCCGCAGGTGCAGGCCGCGTTCGCGTACACCGGGGTGTGGTTCCTGCTGCTCGGCGGCGTACGGCCGGTCGGCGAACTCCAGACCCAGCGCCGGCGGGGGCAACTGCCGCAGTCGGACGCGGACCAGCTCGCCTGGCTGACCCGGATCCCCGGGTTGGTCTGGGTCGGGGTCTTCGGCGCGGTCAACCTGATCGCCCTGCTGGCCGGAGCCGCCCTGCTCACCGGCCCGATACTGAACTCCGCCGACCTGCCGCTCTGA